In Candidatus Methylacidiphilales bacterium, one DNA window encodes the following:
- a CDS encoding adenylosuccinate synthase, whose translation MNTFLVGAQWGDEGKGKIIDVLTETNHVVCRAQGGNNAGHTVEFGSKKYVLHLVPSGILRPACICVIGHGTVIDPVSLAQEIRGLEEKGIKTRGRLFVSDRAHVVMPYHRSLDAGRESAARGKIGTTKRGIGPAYNDKASRVGLRMHDFINETVFREKTGERVKETNELCRLKGWKTVTPASIFKDYLPAARFLAPYVTDTVAMLHDLQRKKKNILFEGAQGTFLDIDCGTYPYVTSSNTTSSGLCTGSGLPPNHVDRVVGVMKAYTTRVGEGPFPAESQAISDMLHAWGREFGATTGRARRCGWLDTVLTRYAAMINGIDELAVTNLDGLDQLPEIKVCVSYKAGSRTLHSPPASIDEFSRCKPVFKTFKGWQQDTSNCRSFGKLPPPARSYLKAIAALTGARLRIVSVGPRRDQTFFL comes from the coding sequence ATGAACACATTTCTCGTCGGCGCCCAGTGGGGTGATGAAGGCAAGGGCAAGATCATTGACGTTTTGACCGAAACGAACCATGTGGTCTGCCGCGCCCAGGGCGGGAACAACGCCGGCCACACGGTCGAGTTTGGTTCAAAAAAATATGTCCTCCACCTCGTGCCGTCGGGCATACTCCGGCCCGCCTGTATTTGTGTGATCGGTCATGGAACCGTGATTGATCCCGTTTCCCTGGCGCAGGAAATACGCGGCCTCGAGGAAAAGGGCATCAAGACGCGCGGACGCCTGTTTGTCAGCGATCGTGCGCATGTGGTCATGCCGTATCACCGCTCCCTGGATGCCGGCCGGGAATCGGCGGCCAGGGGAAAGATCGGAACCACCAAACGAGGCATCGGCCCCGCCTATAACGACAAGGCCTCGCGTGTCGGCCTCCGGATGCATGATTTTATCAACGAAACCGTTTTCCGGGAAAAGACGGGCGAGCGGGTCAAGGAAACCAACGAGCTGTGCCGGCTTAAAGGCTGGAAAACAGTCACCCCGGCGTCAATCTTCAAGGACTATCTTCCGGCGGCCCGGTTCCTGGCGCCTTATGTCACTGATACGGTTGCGATGCTGCATGATTTGCAGCGGAAAAAGAAAAACATTCTTTTTGAGGGCGCCCAGGGCACGTTTCTCGACATCGATTGCGGGACCTATCCGTATGTGACATCTTCCAACACCACGTCCTCGGGCCTTTGCACGGGGTCGGGCCTGCCGCCCAATCATGTGGACCGGGTTGTGGGCGTCATGAAGGCTTATACCACACGGGTCGGGGAAGGGCCGTTCCCGGCCGAATCGCAGGCGATCTCCGACATGCTCCATGCCTGGGGCCGCGAATTTGGCGCCACCACCGGGCGGGCTCGCCGTTGCGGCTGGCTGGATACGGTGCTGACCCGGTATGCCGCCATGATCAACGGGATTGACGAACTGGCTGTGACCAATCTGGACGGCCTGGATCAACTGCCGGAAATCAAGGTGTGTGTTTCCTACAAGGCGGGTTCACGGACGCTGCATTCCCCGCCCGCGTCGATCGATGAGTTTTCACGCTGCAAGCCGGTTTTCAAAACCTTCAAAGGCTGGCAACAAGATACCTCCAACTGCCGTTCATTTGGAAAACTTCCGCCGCCCGCCCGGAGCTATCTCAAGGCCATAGCGGCATTGACCGGAGCCAGGCTTCGTATTGTTTCCGTTGGGCCCCGGCGAGACCAGACCTTCTTCCTATGA
- a CDS encoding UDP-glucose/GDP-mannose dehydrogenase family protein has translation MNIAIVGSGYVGLVTGTCFAEVGHQVICVDNDEAKVAQLKKGQIPIYEPDLEDLIRKNVQLNRLQFTTSISDGVRDSQVIFIAVPTPPQPDGSVDLSYVEKVARSIAEHLTEYRIVVDKSTVPVKTGEKVAETIRRYARAGVEFDVVSNPEFLREGSAVSDLMNPDRIVIGVNNKRALPLMEAIYTPFKAPIMVTDLNSAELIKHASNSFLALKISYINAVAAVCEASGADVMMVAEGMGADRRIGRQFLNAGLGYGGSCFPKDLSAFIKIAEELGYDFALLKEVEVINQSQKERFLRKMRKVLWVLKDKKIGQLGLAFKGDTDDTRMSVAINLAEQMVKEGAVVRAFDPKGMEKAKASHPQIHMASDAYDAAKDAEALVIATEWKEFKALDWLKIRSVMRTPLIFDGRNLLNPDEMKSLGFEYHSIGR, from the coding sequence ATGAATATCGCGATTGTAGGATCCGGCTATGTCGGACTCGTAACGGGGACTTGTTTTGCCGAAGTCGGCCATCAGGTCATATGTGTGGACAATGACGAAGCCAAGGTGGCGCAGCTCAAGAAGGGCCAGATTCCCATCTACGAGCCGGACCTGGAAGATTTGATCCGCAAAAATGTGCAGCTCAACCGCCTGCAGTTCACCACTTCAATCTCCGATGGAGTCCGCGATTCCCAGGTGATTTTTATTGCGGTGCCCACTCCGCCCCAGCCGGATGGCAGCGTCGATTTGAGCTATGTCGAAAAAGTGGCGCGCAGCATTGCCGAGCATCTGACCGAATACCGGATCGTGGTGGACAAGAGCACGGTGCCTGTCAAAACCGGGGAAAAAGTGGCCGAAACGATCCGGCGCTATGCCAGGGCGGGTGTGGAGTTTGACGTGGTCAGCAATCCCGAGTTTTTGAGGGAAGGCAGCGCCGTCAGCGATCTGATGAATCCCGACCGCATTGTCATCGGAGTGAACAACAAACGCGCGCTCCCCTTGATGGAGGCGATTTACACCCCCTTCAAGGCACCCATCATGGTGACGGATCTCAACAGCGCGGAGCTCATCAAGCACGCGAGCAACAGCTTTTTGGCGCTAAAGATTAGTTATATCAATGCCGTGGCGGCCGTGTGCGAAGCCTCCGGGGCCGATGTGATGATGGTGGCGGAAGGGATGGGCGCGGACCGCCGGATCGGGCGGCAGTTCCTGAATGCCGGCCTGGGCTATGGCGGCTCCTGCTTCCCCAAGGACCTTTCGGCGTTTATCAAGATCGCCGAGGAACTCGGTTATGATTTTGCCTTGTTGAAGGAGGTTGAAGTCATCAACCAGTCGCAGAAGGAGCGCTTCCTGCGCAAAATGCGCAAGGTGCTCTGGGTGTTGAAGGACAAAAAAATCGGGCAACTCGGGCTTGCTTTCAAAGGCGATACCGATGACACCCGCATGAGCGTCGCCATCAATCTGGCCGAGCAGATGGTCAAGGAAGGCGCCGTGGTCAGGGCTTTTGACCCGAAGGGAATGGAAAAGGCCAAGGCCTCGCACCCGCAAATTCACATGGCCAGCGACGCGTATGATGCCGCCAAGGACGCGGAAGCCCTTGTCATCGCCACGGAATGGAAGGAATTCAAGGCTTTGGACTGGCTCAAGATCCGTTCCGTGATGCGCACGCCGCTGATTTTTGACGGACGCAACCTTTTGAACCCGGATGAAATGAAATCACTGGGCTTTGAATATCACAGCATTGGGCGCTAA
- the nadD gene encoding nicotinate (nicotinamide) nucleotide adenylyltransferase: MKKIGLFGGTFDPVHLGHEAMVREALAWGLDRVVVMPCYLSPHKLPSPDHEAPTSSEHRYRMLQKAFQGMERVEISRYEIDREGPSYTWQTLDYLQNSRPESRWFLIIGLDQYSALPHWHRFGEWSKRVDFLVFKRKGVALPEKDGIYSDLQCQWPEVEIPEVSGTEIRLRVRQGLALEGLVGLGVAAYIKQQNLYLSAARSG; encoded by the coding sequence ATGAAAAAAATCGGTTTATTTGGCGGGACATTTGACCCGGTGCATCTGGGGCACGAGGCCATGGTGCGCGAAGCATTGGCTTGGGGCCTGGATCGTGTGGTGGTGATGCCCTGTTACCTCTCTCCCCATAAACTTCCGAGCCCAGACCACGAGGCGCCGACGAGTTCGGAACATCGTTACCGTATGCTGCAGAAGGCCTTCCAAGGGATGGAGCGGGTGGAAATTTCGCGCTATGAAATCGATAGGGAAGGGCCGTCCTACACTTGGCAAACTCTGGATTATTTGCAAAACAGCAGGCCTGAATCGCGCTGGTTTCTCATTATCGGACTGGATCAATACAGTGCCTTGCCGCACTGGCACAGGTTTGGCGAGTGGTCGAAACGGGTGGATTTTTTGGTTTTCAAGAGGAAAGGGGTAGCGCTTCCGGAGAAGGACGGGATTTATTCGGACTTACAATGCCAGTGGCCGGAGGTTGAAATTCCGGAAGTTTCAGGCACGGAAATCCGGCTTAGGGTTCGGCAGGGGCTGGCTTTGGAGGGGTTGGTTGGGCTTGGGGTGGCCGCCTACATCAAGCAGCAAAACTTATATTTGAGCGCCGCTAGGTCGGGTTAA
- a CDS encoding Re/Si-specific NAD(P)(+) transhydrogenase subunit alpha yields the protein MQVFVPKETDSKERRIPVVPATVSKLTALGAQVQVEKDLGQAIHFTDADYQAAGAAIITNRQEGLGTADMILRLNKPPEQEIPFIKKGCIHVSYLDPFNHPLLTQKLADAGASAICVEFIPRTTRAQTMDVLSSQANLGGYEAVILAARYSNKIFPMMTTAAGTILPSKVFIVGVGVAGLQAIATAKRLGAKVTAYDSRPVVEEQVRSLGGQFLKIDLGETGQTRDGYAKALTEEQIQKQRDAMKKTCGDSDVVITTAQVFGRKAPVLVTAEMLNAMKPGSVVIDMAVETGGNVEGVKYGEVIDRNGVKIVGIANLPGRAPLHASQVYSANLLALISEFWDKEKKSFVLNLDDEIIKGCLVTHGGRIVNEKLSPQTN from the coding sequence ATGCAGGTCTTTGTTCCTAAGGAAACTGATTCAAAAGAACGACGTATCCCGGTAGTCCCGGCCACCGTCTCCAAGCTGACTGCACTGGGGGCTCAGGTTCAAGTCGAAAAAGACTTGGGCCAAGCCATCCACTTTACCGATGCCGATTACCAGGCAGCCGGGGCGGCCATTATTACCAACCGCCAGGAGGGGCTGGGTACCGCCGACATGATCCTGAGGCTTAACAAGCCGCCCGAACAGGAGATTCCTTTCATCAAAAAGGGCTGCATCCATGTCAGTTACCTCGACCCGTTCAATCATCCCCTGCTCACGCAAAAGCTCGCGGACGCGGGCGCAAGCGCCATTTGCGTGGAATTCATCCCCCGCACGACGCGAGCCCAGACAATGGACGTGCTCTCCTCCCAAGCCAACCTAGGCGGTTACGAGGCGGTCATCCTGGCCGCGCGTTATTCCAACAAGATTTTCCCAATGATGACCACGGCGGCGGGCACGATTCTGCCGTCCAAGGTGTTCATCGTCGGCGTCGGCGTCGCCGGTTTGCAGGCGATTGCCACGGCGAAACGCCTCGGCGCGAAAGTCACCGCTTATGACAGCCGGCCCGTGGTTGAGGAGCAGGTGAGGTCGCTCGGCGGACAGTTTTTGAAGATTGACCTGGGCGAAACCGGCCAGACCAGGGACGGCTACGCCAAGGCGCTGACCGAGGAGCAAATTCAGAAGCAGCGCGACGCAATGAAGAAGACTTGCGGCGATTCCGATGTGGTCATCACCACCGCCCAGGTGTTTGGGCGCAAAGCGCCGGTGCTCGTCACCGCTGAAATGCTCAACGCCATGAAACCCGGCAGCGTCGTGATTGACATGGCGGTCGAGACCGGCGGCAATGTCGAGGGCGTAAAATACGGTGAAGTGATTGACCGCAACGGCGTGAAAATCGTCGGCATCGCAAACCTGCCCGGCCGCGCGCCTCTCCATGCCAGCCAGGTTTATTCCGCCAACCTCCTGGCGCTCATCAGCGAATTCTGGGACAAGGAGAAAAAGTCCTTCGTGCTGAACCTGGATGACGAAATCATCAAGGGCTGCCTCGTCACGCACGGCGGCAGGATTGTGAACGAAAAACTCAGCCCCCAAACCAACTGA
- a CDS encoding NAD(P) transhydrogenase subunit alpha — protein sequence MSEQILILFIFVLAAFVGFEVISKVPSLLHTPLMSGTNAIHGIILLGGMLVLAAADSVLVQAFGFIAVIFGSANVFGGFMVTDRMLQMFKKKK from the coding sequence ATGAGCGAACAAATCCTGATCCTGTTCATCTTCGTGCTCGCGGCTTTCGTGGGCTTTGAAGTCATTTCCAAGGTGCCGTCGCTGCTGCACACGCCGCTGATGTCCGGCACCAACGCCATTCACGGCATCATCCTGCTCGGCGGCATGCTGGTGCTCGCCGCCGCAGACAGCGTACTGGTGCAGGCGTTCGGCTTCATCGCGGTGATTTTCGGCTCGGCCAACGTCTTCGGCGGGTTCATGGTCACGGACCGCATGCTGCAAATGTTCAAGAAAAAGAAATAA
- a CDS encoding NAD(P)(+) transhydrogenase (Re/Si-specific) subunit beta has translation MTSTLALIFIGVAVLFILGMKFLSSPKTARSGNLIAAAAMLVALLATIPLMRFAEGHEQLNILLMIAGILIGLGLGAFGAYSVKMTSMPQMVAAFNGLGGGAAALVAGLEFLRCSHSPEGLTASTAVPMLFATLIGSLSFSGSIIAYLKLEGKFEKPYTFPGQNFFNGLILLVMLGLAAYLMANHQVGPAAFIIMSALALFFGIAMVMPIGGADMPVVISLLNSFTGLAVAGDGFVIHNLSMIVAGTLVGSSGTLLTLLMCKAMNRPVTNVLFGAFGSSGGSVGAAEGIAGTVKPIQADEAALLLAYAQRVVVVPGYGMAVAQAQHQVRELSDELGKHGVEVQFAIHPVAGRMPGHMNVLLAEADVPYDQLQEMETINPSMDRVDVCLVIGANDVVNPAAHEDKTSPIYGMPIIKAEHAKTVIVMKRSMAKGFAGIENHLFYKDNTRMLFGDAKESLTKLVQAVQQT, from the coding sequence ATGACATCCACGCTTGCCCTCATTTTCATTGGTGTCGCGGTCCTGTTCATCCTCGGGATGAAATTTTTGAGTTCGCCGAAAACGGCGCGCTCCGGAAACCTCATCGCCGCCGCCGCCATGTTGGTCGCCCTGCTCGCGACGATACCGCTGATGCGTTTTGCGGAAGGACATGAACAACTCAACATTCTTCTCATGATCGCCGGCATTTTGATCGGCCTCGGGCTCGGCGCCTTCGGGGCCTATTCGGTCAAAATGACCTCGATGCCACAGATGGTCGCGGCGTTCAATGGTCTCGGCGGCGGAGCGGCGGCGCTGGTCGCGGGCCTGGAATTTCTGCGGTGCTCGCACAGTCCGGAAGGCCTCACGGCATCCACGGCGGTTCCGATGTTGTTTGCCACGCTCATTGGTTCGCTGTCATTTTCCGGCAGCATCATCGCCTATTTGAAATTGGAGGGAAAATTTGAAAAGCCGTACACATTCCCCGGCCAGAATTTTTTCAACGGCCTAATCCTGCTCGTCATGCTCGGCCTGGCCGCTTACTTGATGGCCAACCATCAGGTCGGCCCGGCGGCGTTCATCATCATGTCTGCGCTGGCGCTGTTCTTCGGCATCGCGATGGTCATGCCTATTGGCGGGGCGGACATGCCGGTCGTCATCTCGCTCCTCAACTCCTTCACCGGACTGGCCGTGGCCGGGGACGGTTTTGTCATCCATAATCTTTCGATGATCGTCGCCGGCACGCTCGTCGGGTCTTCCGGCACGCTGCTCACCCTGCTCATGTGCAAGGCGATGAACCGGCCCGTCACCAACGTCTTATTCGGCGCCTTTGGCTCCAGCGGAGGAAGTGTGGGCGCCGCGGAAGGGATAGCCGGCACAGTCAAACCGATTCAGGCCGACGAAGCCGCGTTGCTGCTGGCCTATGCGCAACGGGTCGTGGTCGTGCCCGGCTACGGCATGGCCGTGGCGCAGGCGCAGCACCAGGTGCGCGAGCTTTCCGACGAACTCGGCAAACACGGCGTGGAAGTCCAGTTCGCCATTCATCCGGTTGCGGGCCGCATGCCCGGCCACATGAACGTCCTGCTCGCCGAGGCGGATGTGCCTTACGACCAACTCCAGGAAATGGAAACCATCAACCCTTCGATGGACCGCGTGGACGTTTGCCTCGTCATCGGCGCCAACGACGTGGTAAATCCCGCCGCGCACGAGGATAAGACCAGCCCGATTTACGGCATGCCCATCATTAAAGCCGAGCACGCCAAGACCGTCATCGTCATGAAACGCTCGATGGCCAAGGGCTTCGCAGGCATCGAAAACCATCTGTTCTACAAGGACAACACCCGGATGCTCTTCGGCGACGCCAAGGAATCCCTGACCAAACTCGTCCAGGCCGTCCAGCAAACCTGA
- the obgE gene encoding GTPase ObgE produces the protein MFIDRCRIWAKGGKGGDGCSSFRREKYVPKGGPDGGDGGRGGSVILEVDPQLNNLVHLKFQPHQFAASGRNGMGALKTGKSGSDLVIKVPPGTMVYYLPTAEGNFERAVDLACGEPAADMLKPGQTFVLAAGGRGGRGNTHFKSSVNKAPRRKDDGEPGEEKQYFLELKSIADVGLVGFPNAGKSSLLAAVSAAKPKVAPYPFTTLVPMIGIVEMDNYTRFTVADIPGLIEGANEGVGLGHDFLRHIERCRLLVFVLDMAGSENRDPVEDYRKLRTELKLHNPLLAERPFIIAANKMDLPEASAHLKNFKKKFRQKIIPISTSEREGIDVLVKELSQRLPER, from the coding sequence ATGTTTATCGACCGCTGCAGAATTTGGGCCAAGGGGGGAAAAGGAGGCGACGGCTGCTCCAGTTTTCGCAGGGAGAAATACGTCCCCAAGGGCGGACCGGACGGCGGCGACGGCGGCCGTGGCGGCAGCGTGATCCTGGAAGTCGATCCCCAGTTGAACAATCTGGTTCATCTCAAATTCCAACCCCACCAATTTGCCGCAAGCGGCAGGAACGGCATGGGCGCCCTCAAAACCGGGAAGAGCGGTTCCGACCTCGTCATCAAAGTCCCGCCCGGCACCATGGTCTATTATCTCCCGACTGCGGAAGGCAATTTTGAACGAGCTGTCGATCTGGCCTGCGGTGAACCGGCGGCGGATATGCTCAAACCGGGCCAGACCTTCGTGCTGGCAGCCGGCGGGCGCGGTGGCCGTGGCAACACCCACTTCAAAAGTTCCGTCAACAAAGCCCCTCGCAGGAAAGACGACGGCGAACCCGGCGAGGAAAAACAATATTTCCTGGAATTGAAATCAATTGCCGATGTCGGTCTGGTCGGCTTCCCCAATGCCGGGAAATCGAGCCTGCTGGCCGCTGTTTCCGCAGCCAAACCCAAGGTCGCCCCCTATCCTTTCACCACGCTGGTTCCCATGATCGGCATCGTGGAAATGGACAATTACACCCGTTTCACCGTTGCCGATATTCCCGGGCTGATCGAAGGCGCAAACGAGGGCGTCGGTCTGGGCCACGATTTTTTGCGGCACATCGAGCGCTGCCGTCTGTTGGTCTTTGTACTCGACATGGCGGGTTCCGAGAACCGCGACCCGGTGGAGGATTACCGCAAGCTGCGGACCGAATTAAAATTGCACAACCCCCTGTTGGCGGAGCGTCCGTTTATCATTGCGGCGAATAAAATGGACCTGCCCGAAGCGTCCGCGCACTTGAAAAATTTTAAAAAGAAATTCCGCCAAAAGATCATCCCGATCTCCACATCGGAACGCGAAGGCATCGATGTACTGGTGAAAGAACTCAGCCAGCGCCTTCCGGAACGCTAA
- a CDS encoding SGNH/GDSL hydrolase family protein encodes MNQIALGLADGTAFFIGIGLLLASVTTTIFSKSRLAQSSANIGCLVSLVVVLLSATPLPAWEYVLLCVFTAGFLLYINQFRNRKHSRRLRAIFAAGVVVVSIAVAVQESLNQLSPVFTMSAHTRIYVVGDSISAGMGRDTVLWPPLLSDMTGLSVSNLALPGANVQSAQEQIAKIPNIPSVVILEIGGNDLLGPSSSEQFRKGLESILDRLHQGRHHILMVELPLYPFKNAFGEAQRDLARKYGVTLIPKRYFTKILGTEGATLDGLHLSPAGHKLFAETIAGILIVR; translated from the coding sequence ATGAATCAGATTGCACTTGGTCTTGCGGATGGAACCGCCTTTTTCATTGGGATCGGATTGCTTCTGGCATCAGTCACAACCACTATTTTCTCGAAAAGCCGCCTTGCACAATCATCGGCGAATATCGGCTGCCTTGTCTCTTTGGTTGTGGTGCTGCTTTCAGCCACACCTCTGCCAGCATGGGAATATGTCTTATTGTGCGTTTTTACAGCAGGATTTCTTTTATATATCAATCAGTTTCGTAATCGGAAACATTCACGACGATTGCGTGCCATATTTGCTGCGGGAGTCGTTGTGGTTTCAATCGCAGTGGCGGTCCAGGAATCTTTGAACCAGTTGAGTCCTGTTTTTACGATGTCGGCCCACACTCGGATTTATGTTGTTGGGGACTCTATCAGCGCCGGGATGGGGCGAGACACAGTGTTGTGGCCGCCTTTGCTATCTGATATGACCGGTCTTAGTGTGAGCAATCTGGCTCTACCGGGTGCCAATGTACAAAGCGCACAGGAGCAAATTGCAAAAATCCCCAACATTCCATCCGTTGTAATTTTGGAAATCGGAGGGAACGACCTCCTGGGTCCTTCTTCATCCGAACAGTTCCGAAAGGGACTGGAGAGTATCCTCGATCGACTTCATCAAGGCAGGCATCACATTTTGATGGTTGAACTTCCACTCTATCCATTCAAGAATGCATTTGGTGAGGCGCAACGGGACCTGGCAAGGAAGTATGGTGTAACTTTGATTCCAAAGCGGTACTTCACGAAGATTCTAGGCACTGAGGGTGCGACGTTGGACGGTCTTCATCTCTCCCCGGCAGGGCATAAGCTCTTTGCAGAAACAATCGCCGGCATCCTGATTGTCAGGTGA
- the guaA gene encoding glutamine-hydrolyzing GMP synthase, translating to METPERILILDFGSQYTQVIARRIREANVYSEIVPYSTGARKIASLRPRGIILSGGPASVYAKDAPKPDPEIFNLGIPILGICYGMQLLAHFLGGEVAKSQRREYGRGLLQVDRKCGLFRGLSGSIEIWNSHGDKVTRLPRGFKAAGKTENSAYAVVQKGNIFGLQFHPEVAHTPRGREIIHNFVKGVCGCKGTWTMSSFIDKTVEEIRDKVGKDRVILGLSGGVDSSVAAALLHRAIGGQLVCILVDNGLLRANEVESVKRIFGKGLGLKLKVVDASDRFLSRLRGVSDPERKRKIIGTEFIRVFEAATRSVGKAKFLAQGTLYPDIIESVSIDGNPAALIKSHHNVGGLPKRMKFKLIEPLSQLFKDEVRAVGEALGLPKEMVWRQPFPGPGLAVRCLGPVDRAKLQILREADAVVVEEMKLSGWYYKIWQSFAVLLPVRSVGVMGDERTYDFTIAVRAVESQDAMTADWAKLPYDLLGKLSTRIINEVKGVNRVVLDISSKPPATIEWE from the coding sequence ATGGAAACACCCGAACGCATACTTATTCTGGATTTTGGCTCCCAGTACACCCAAGTCATCGCCCGCCGCATCCGCGAGGCCAATGTCTATTCCGAAATTGTGCCCTATTCCACCGGCGCCCGCAAAATCGCCAGCCTGCGGCCCCGGGGCATCATTCTTTCCGGCGGTCCGGCCAGCGTTTATGCAAAAGACGCGCCCAAGCCCGACCCGGAAATTTTCAACCTGGGCATTCCCATCCTTGGGATTTGTTATGGCATGCAATTGCTCGCCCATTTCCTGGGCGGTGAAGTGGCCAAAAGCCAGAGGCGCGAATATGGCCGGGGCCTGTTACAGGTGGACCGGAAATGCGGATTATTCCGGGGATTGTCCGGTTCCATTGAAATCTGGAACAGTCATGGCGACAAAGTCACGCGCCTGCCCAGGGGCTTTAAAGCGGCGGGCAAAACGGAAAACTCCGCCTATGCCGTGGTGCAAAAGGGAAACATCTTCGGCCTGCAATTCCATCCCGAGGTGGCGCACACGCCGCGCGGCAGGGAGATTATCCATAACTTTGTCAAGGGCGTCTGCGGTTGCAAGGGAACCTGGACGATGTCCTCGTTTATTGACAAAACAGTGGAGGAAATCAGGGACAAGGTCGGGAAGGACCGGGTGATCCTTGGTTTGAGCGGCGGGGTGGATTCCAGCGTGGCTGCCGCCCTGCTGCACCGGGCCATTGGCGGCCAGTTGGTCTGTATTTTGGTTGATAATGGATTGTTAAGAGCCAATGAAGTGGAAAGCGTGAAACGGATTTTCGGCAAGGGCCTGGGCTTGAAGCTCAAGGTCGTCGATGCCTCGGACCGCTTCCTGTCCAGGCTCAGGGGTGTGAGCGATCCCGAGCGGAAGCGCAAGATCATCGGCACTGAATTCATCCGTGTGTTTGAAGCCGCCACCCGCTCGGTTGGGAAGGCGAAGTTTCTCGCGCAAGGCACGCTGTATCCCGACATCATCGAAAGCGTTTCGATCGACGGCAACCCGGCCGCGCTGATCAAGTCGCACCACAATGTCGGCGGCCTGCCGAAACGGATGAAATTCAAGCTGATTGAGCCCTTGAGCCAGCTTTTCAAGGACGAGGTGCGCGCGGTGGGCGAAGCGCTTGGTTTGCCGAAGGAAATGGTCTGGCGCCAGCCGTTCCCGGGCCCCGGCCTGGCTGTGCGTTGCCTGGGACCGGTGGACCGCGCCAAATTGCAAATTCTGCGCGAGGCGGATGCCGTCGTTGTCGAGGAAATGAAGCTAAGCGGCTGGTATTACAAAATCTGGCAGTCGTTTGCCGTTTTGCTTCCGGTGCGAAGCGTCGGGGTGATGGGAGACGAGCGGACCTACGATTTCACCATCGCGGTGCGCGCGGTGGAAAGCCAGGATGCCATGACAGCCGACTGGGCGAAATTGCCCTATGATCTGTTGGGCAAGCTTTCGACCCGGATCATTAATGAAGTCAAGGGCGTGAACCGGGTGGTGCTGGACATCAGCTCCAAGCCGCCGGCGACCATCGAGTGGGAATAG